One Entomomonas asaccharolytica DNA segment encodes these proteins:
- a CDS encoding alpha/beta hydrolase, translating to MKPFFSHRKFLQIAVAVGISLIISTSAAIANPQVIGNTGINSMQLTQEWDKTFPKSNKIDHQKVTFKNRYGITLVGDLYTPQNMANKKLAAIILSGPFGAVKEQTAGLHAQTLAERGFVTLAFDPSFTGESGGEVRNVASPDIYTEDFSAAVDFIGLQPFVDRDRIGVLAICGLTGMAITAASSDSRIKAVATTAMYDMSRSMSKGYQDSYTPEQRQKVVDYLSQQRWIDAEQGTFAVGLHEIPFDEKGNIIKGDHVLPEALPKDPNPILARFYDYYKTPRGFHPRAINSTTAWTATTPMSFFSFPLMENIKWIAPRPVLLVTGDKAHSRYYSEDVYKAAAEPKELVVIADADHVDLYDNLDKIPFDKFEQFFKDNLK from the coding sequence ATGAAACCTTTCTTCTCCCACAGAAAATTTCTGCAAATTGCTGTTGCTGTAGGGATTTCACTTATTATCAGTACATCTGCTGCAATCGCTAATCCTCAAGTTATTGGAAATACAGGAATAAACAGTATGCAACTTACTCAAGAATGGGATAAAACTTTCCCTAAAAGTAATAAGATTGATCATCAAAAAGTTACTTTTAAAAACCGTTATGGCATTACGTTAGTGGGTGATCTCTATACACCACAGAACATGGCTAATAAAAAACTGGCTGCCATCATTTTAAGTGGCCCTTTTGGTGCAGTAAAAGAACAAACTGCTGGCTTACACGCACAGACCTTAGCAGAGAGGGGCTTTGTTACTTTAGCCTTTGATCCTTCGTTCACTGGCGAAAGTGGTGGTGAAGTTCGTAATGTGGCATCACCTGATATTTATACAGAAGATTTTAGTGCAGCAGTAGATTTTATTGGTTTACAACCTTTTGTTGACCGTGATCGTATTGGTGTGTTGGCTATATGTGGCTTAACAGGCATGGCTATTACTGCTGCTTCAAGTGATTCTCGTATCAAAGCAGTAGCAACTACAGCTATGTATGATATGTCTCGTAGTATGAGTAAAGGTTATCAAGATTCCTATACACCAGAACAACGGCAGAAAGTAGTAGATTATTTAAGCCAACAACGTTGGATTGATGCTGAACAAGGTACATTTGCTGTAGGGCTACATGAAATACCCTTTGATGAAAAAGGCAATATCATTAAAGGTGATCATGTCTTACCTGAGGCATTACCAAAAGATCCTAATCCAATTTTGGCAAGATTTTATGACTATTACAAAACACCTCGAGGCTTTCATCCAAGAGCAATTAACTCAACAACTGCTTGGACAGCGACTACCCCTATGTCATTCTTTAGTTTCCCACTAATGGAAAATATCAAATGGATTGCACCACGTCCTGTTCTGCTAGTAACTGGCGATAAAGCGCATTCACGCTACTATTCAGAAGATGTATATAAGGCTGCTGCTGAACCAAAAGAACTGGTTGTTATCGCTGATGCAGACCATGTGGATTTGTACGATAACTTGGATAAAATTCCATTTGATAAGTTTGAACAGTTTTTTAAAGATAATTTGAAATGA
- a CDS encoding LysR family transcriptional regulator, which translates to MLNRLDALKYFCIAAETLQFRETAVRMSVSPQVVTRMIAELEEELGTLLFVRNTRNMQLTEFGERFLPQAQQYLLDGEKLFATAKKKQSDISGVVRITAIRLPENEAIITDLVEKCADYPELRIDWRVDSAKLHWVENQIDIGLRIGFEPDPLMIIRKISTMQDKFVVSPKLLAKLGQPKDLDDLQKRYPVSNLININTGRSWGWPINDELHLFPKQLQFATDDQYSELSAALAGMTCSLVADYICNKYLATGKLVELFPDIPRKQWQMYLYRPQRTITSAHVLKVFDWLTEILHKYYKK; encoded by the coding sequence ATGTTGAACCGATTAGATGCGTTGAAATATTTTTGTATTGCTGCTGAAACATTGCAATTTCGAGAAACAGCAGTACGAATGTCAGTATCGCCACAAGTGGTTACACGCATGATTGCCGAACTAGAAGAAGAATTAGGTACATTATTGTTTGTACGTAATACGCGCAATATGCAGCTAACTGAATTTGGTGAGCGTTTTTTACCACAAGCACAACAATATTTATTAGACGGTGAAAAATTATTTGCAACGGCTAAAAAAAAGCAAAGTGATATAAGTGGTGTGGTTCGAATTACTGCAATAAGGCTACCTGAAAATGAGGCTATCATAACTGACTTGGTAGAAAAGTGTGCAGATTATCCAGAGTTACGAATAGATTGGCGTGTAGATTCAGCTAAACTTCATTGGGTAGAAAATCAGATTGATATTGGCCTGCGTATTGGATTTGAACCAGATCCACTGATGATTATACGAAAAATTAGCACCATGCAGGATAAATTCGTGGTTTCACCAAAATTATTGGCTAAGCTTGGTCAACCAAAAGATTTAGATGATTTACAAAAACGTTATCCTGTAAGCAATTTAATCAATATTAATACAGGTCGTTCATGGGGTTGGCCAATTAATGACGAACTGCACTTATTTCCAAAACAGCTTCAGTTTGCCACTGATGATCAATACAGTGAACTTTCTGCAGCATTAGCAGGAATGACTTGTTCACTTGTTGCAGACTATATATGTAATAAATACCTTGCAACGGGTAAGTTAGTTGAGCTATTTCCTGATATCCCGCGAAAACAGTGGCAAATGTACCTCTATCGGCCACAGCGTACCATTACTTCTGCGCATGTGTTGAAAGTATTTGATTGGTTAACCGAGATTTTGCATAAATACTATAAAAAATAA
- a CDS encoding SAM-dependent methyltransferase, which translates to MDIPRIFNITESAHRIHNPFTSEKLATLGAVLRLKHGARVLDLGSGSGEMLCTWARDYGITGIGVDMSQLFSKQAKLRAVELSVDNQVQFIHGDAAGYVAKEKCDVAACIGATWIGGGIAGTIELLTKSLHKGGIILIGEPYWRQLPPTEDIAKECFANSISDFLMLPELVSFFDELGYDVVEMVLADQEGWDRYEAAKWLTMRRWLEENPNDDFAKEVRAQLTIAPKRHVIYTREYLGWGVFALIAR; encoded by the coding sequence TTGGACATTCCACGTATCTTCAACATTACTGAAAGTGCTCATCGTATCCATAACCCATTTACCTCAGAAAAACTTGCTACATTGGGTGCTGTATTACGCCTCAAACATGGAGCTCGAGTGCTTGATCTTGGTAGTGGTTCAGGTGAAATGTTATGCACTTGGGCGCGTGATTATGGAATCACTGGTATTGGGGTTGATATGAGCCAGTTATTCAGTAAGCAGGCGAAGCTCCGAGCAGTAGAACTTAGCGTTGACAATCAAGTACAGTTTATTCATGGTGATGCTGCTGGCTATGTAGCCAAAGAGAAGTGCGATGTAGCAGCCTGTATTGGCGCAACGTGGATTGGTGGGGGTATCGCTGGCACTATTGAACTTCTAACAAAAAGCCTTCATAAGGGTGGAATCATCCTGATTGGTGAGCCCTACTGGCGTCAATTACCGCCAACAGAAGATATCGCTAAAGAATGCTTTGCCAATTCTATTTCTGATTTTCTTATGCTTCCTGAACTTGTCAGCTTTTTTGACGAGCTAGGTTATGACGTTGTGGAAATGGTGCTAGCTGACCAAGAGGGCTGGGACAGATACGAAGCAGCCAAGTGGCTAACTATGCGCCGATGGCTTGAGGAAAATCCTAACGATGACTTTGCTAAAGAAGTTCGCGCCCAACTGACTATCGCACCAAAACGCCATGTCATCTATACACGTGAATACCTAGGATGGGGCGTGTTTGCTCTGATCGCACGATAA
- the glnE gene encoding bifunctional [glutamate--ammonia ligase]-adenylyl-L-tyrosine phosphorylase/[glutamate--ammonia-ligase] adenylyltransferase: MNKPALIAIPESLQSMKLHGINAFSEALADKGLDSKIYQQWPAEKQQQLARVLTCSEFVVEQVRRCPEILLELLESGELDRSVSRQEIIEQLAKVVDACSTEDELLSCLRKARNRQQIRIIWRDITRQADLIETCKNLSDFADASIDQAYHWLYKEQAKVFGVPIGRYTKQPQHLVILGMGKLGAQELNLSSDIDLIFAYPEGGETEGAKKSLDNQEFFTRLGQKLIKALDSITIDGFVFRVDMRLRPYGSSGPLVYSFPAMEQYYQDQGRDWERYAMIKARVVAGDKETGKDLIEILRPFVYRRYLDFTAIEALRTMKQLIQQEVKRKGMSENIKLGSGGIREIEFIAQAFQLIHGGRDLSLQQRPLLKVLDTLAGEGYLPSAVVDELKSVNCFLRYVEHAIQTIADKQTQMLPDNPTDQARVAFMMGYENWQAFYEALTSYRERIDWHFKQVIADPEEEEQEASQAVGEEWLSLWIRTQDEENSCNQLAEAGFTDVQALYQKLMDLRHSPSLRSIQRTGKERLDAFVPRLINAAMELEQPTLSILRVLPLIEAVARRSVYLVLLTENPSALKRLLKLCAASPWIAEQITHYPVLLDELLNEDKLFSPPKAVELAAELRQHLARIPEDDLEQQMEALRHFKLAHRLRVAASEITGNLPLMKVSDYLTWLAEAILTEVLHLAWRQCVSKYGVPQRLDGTACDLDYIIIGYGKVGGIEMGHNSDLDLVFIHNGDPQSETDGAKSIDGLLFFTRLGQRIIHILTTQTTSGILYEVDMRLRPSGASGLLVSSLAAFQRYQEKEAWTWEHQALVRARVLTGASDVAEAFEKIRIEILGRQRDLTQLQTEVSEMRKKMRDNLGTQITNAGLGNNAFAADQLFNLKHDAGGMVDIEFMTQFVTLAWSWKYPELSVYTDNIRILDAMAETHLMTQEDALWLQDTYRAYRSVVHKLALQNEPNLVAANQFVEERKRVMSFWYSLGLS, encoded by the coding sequence ATGAATAAACCTGCGTTAATTGCTATACCTGAATCCTTACAATCAATGAAGTTACATGGTATTAATGCTTTTTCAGAGGCGTTGGCCGATAAAGGTTTAGATAGTAAGATTTATCAGCAATGGCCTGCAGAAAAACAGCAGCAATTAGCCAGAGTATTAACCTGTAGTGAGTTTGTTGTAGAGCAAGTAAGACGTTGTCCAGAAATACTATTAGAATTGTTAGAAAGTGGCGAGCTAGATCGTAGTGTTAGTAGGCAGGAGATTATTGAGCAGTTAGCAAAAGTTGTGGATGCCTGTAGTACAGAAGATGAGTTATTAAGTTGTTTACGTAAGGCACGTAATCGTCAACAAATCCGTATTATTTGGCGTGATATTACAAGGCAAGCAGATTTAATAGAAACTTGTAAAAACCTTTCTGATTTTGCAGATGCGAGTATCGATCAGGCTTATCATTGGCTATATAAAGAGCAAGCTAAGGTTTTTGGTGTGCCTATTGGCAGATACACAAAACAACCCCAGCATTTAGTTATTTTAGGGATGGGTAAATTAGGTGCTCAAGAGCTAAATCTTTCTTCTGATATTGATCTAATTTTTGCTTATCCAGAGGGAGGGGAAACGGAGGGGGCTAAGAAGTCTTTAGACAATCAAGAATTTTTTACACGTTTAGGCCAAAAGCTAATTAAAGCATTAGATAGTATTACTATTGATGGTTTTGTGTTTCGAGTAGATATGCGTCTACGGCCTTATGGCTCAAGTGGCCCTTTAGTTTATAGTTTTCCTGCCATGGAACAATATTATCAGGATCAAGGGCGTGATTGGGAACGTTATGCCATGATTAAGGCGCGAGTAGTTGCTGGCGATAAGGAAACGGGCAAGGATTTAATAGAAATTTTAAGACCCTTTGTTTATCGACGTTATCTCGATTTCACTGCTATTGAAGCCTTGCGCACGATGAAGCAATTGATTCAACAGGAAGTTAAACGTAAGGGAATGAGCGAGAATATTAAACTTGGCTCAGGTGGTATTAGAGAGATCGAGTTTATTGCACAGGCTTTTCAGTTAATTCATGGTGGCAGGGATTTAAGTTTACAGCAGCGACCTTTACTAAAAGTACTGGATACTTTAGCAGGTGAAGGATACCTACCTTCTGCTGTGGTGGATGAATTAAAGTCAGTTAATTGTTTTTTACGTTATGTAGAACATGCGATTCAAACCATTGCTGATAAGCAAACCCAAATGTTGCCAGATAACCCAACAGATCAAGCCCGTGTAGCGTTTATGATGGGCTATGAAAATTGGCAAGCATTTTATGAGGCTTTAACAAGCTATCGTGAACGTATAGATTGGCACTTTAAGCAGGTGATTGCTGATCCAGAAGAGGAAGAACAAGAAGCTAGTCAAGCTGTTGGGGAGGAGTGGTTATCTCTGTGGATAAGAACCCAAGATGAAGAGAACTCCTGTAATCAATTAGCAGAAGCAGGGTTTACAGATGTACAGGCACTTTATCAAAAGTTAATGGATTTACGCCATAGTCCTAGTTTGAGATCTATTCAGCGTACAGGGAAAGAACGTTTAGACGCTTTTGTGCCACGCTTGATTAATGCTGCTATGGAGTTGGAACAGCCTACCTTAAGTATATTAAGAGTATTGCCTTTAATTGAAGCGGTAGCGCGTCGCTCTGTTTATTTAGTATTGCTTACGGAAAATCCTAGTGCCTTAAAAAGATTGTTAAAGCTCTGTGCAGCGAGCCCTTGGATTGCTGAGCAAATTACTCATTATCCAGTGTTGCTTGATGAACTGTTAAATGAAGATAAATTATTTAGCCCGCCCAAAGCAGTAGAATTGGCCGCAGAGTTACGGCAGCATTTAGCACGTATTCCTGAGGATGATTTAGAACAGCAAATGGAAGCATTGAGACATTTTAAATTGGCACACCGTTTACGGGTGGCAGCTTCTGAAATTACGGGTAATTTACCTTTAATGAAAGTAAGTGATTATTTAACGTGGTTAGCAGAAGCTATTCTTACTGAAGTATTGCATTTAGCATGGCGCCAATGTGTCTCGAAATATGGTGTTCCTCAACGATTAGATGGTACTGCTTGTGATTTAGATTATATTATTATTGGTTATGGCAAGGTGGGCGGTATTGAAATGGGTCATAATTCAGACCTTGACCTTGTTTTTATTCATAATGGTGATCCACAGTCAGAGACAGATGGCGCTAAGTCAATTGATGGCTTGTTGTTTTTTACCCGTTTAGGGCAGCGAATTATCCATATTTTAACCACTCAAACCACTTCAGGTATCTTATATGAAGTTGATATGCGCTTAAGGCCTTCAGGTGCATCAGGTTTATTAGTTAGTAGCTTAGCTGCTTTTCAACGTTATCAAGAGAAAGAGGCGTGGACTTGGGAGCATCAGGCATTAGTTAGGGCGCGCGTATTAACTGGTGCCTCTGATGTGGCAGAAGCATTTGAGAAAATTCGTATTGAGATATTGGGCAGGCAACGAGATTTAACACAGCTTCAAACAGAAGTAAGTGAGATGCGCAAAAAAATGCGTGATAATCTAGGAACACAAATAACCAATGCTGGACTAGGTAATAATGCTTTTGCAGCAGATCAATTATTTAATTTAAAACATGATGCAGGTGGTATGGTAGATATTGAGTTTATGACTCAGTTTGTTACTTTGGCTTGGTCATGGAAATACCCAGAATTATCTGTTTATACTGATAATATTCGTATTTTAGATGCAATGGCAGAAACCCATTTAATGACACAGGAAGATGCTCTTTGGCTACAAGATACTTACCGAGCTTATCGTTCGGTGGTGCATAAATTAGCATTACAGAATGAACCTAATTTAGTCGCTGCTAATCAGTTTGTTGAAGAGCGAAAAAGGGTAATGAGTTTTTGGTACTCTCTAGGGCTGAGTTAA
- the waaF gene encoding lipopolysaccharide heptosyltransferase II gives MNILIIGPSWVGDMVMAQTLFICLRKEYPNCNIDVLAPEWSRPILERMPEVREALSFPLGHGALDIKTRKQIGRSLQGKYEQAIVLPNSLKSALVPYFAKIAKRTGWKGEMRYILLNDIRKLDKTLYPLMIERFMALAYPKGKVLAQPYPKPHLEINPELQQQALATFNLQPVKPILALCPGAEFGEAKKWPAEYYAKIAEDRIAVGWQVWIFGSKNDFPVGETIRNLLPNEQQNQLYNLAGQTSLAQAIDLLACASAVVTNDSGLMHVAAALNRPIVAVYGSTSPQFTPPLAEQVEIVRLGLDCSPCFDRTCRFGHYNCLKQLKPELVETALDKLIKVKQVD, from the coding sequence ATGAATATATTAATTATAGGCCCTTCATGGGTGGGCGATATGGTGATGGCGCAAACTTTGTTTATATGTTTGCGTAAAGAATATCCAAATTGCAATATTGATGTACTAGCACCAGAGTGGAGTAGACCGATTTTAGAGCGTATGCCTGAAGTAAGAGAAGCTTTATCTTTTCCTTTAGGGCATGGTGCATTAGATATTAAAACCCGTAAACAAATAGGCCGCTCATTACAAGGTAAGTATGAGCAAGCTATTGTATTACCTAATTCCCTTAAATCAGCATTAGTGCCTTATTTTGCCAAAATTGCTAAGCGTACAGGTTGGAAAGGTGAAATGCGGTATATCTTGTTAAATGATATCCGTAAGCTTGATAAAACACTTTATCCTCTAATGATTGAGCGTTTTATGGCGTTAGCGTATCCAAAAGGTAAAGTTTTAGCCCAACCGTACCCTAAACCTCATTTAGAAATTAATCCAGAGTTACAACAACAAGCATTAGCTACTTTTAATTTGCAGCCAGTTAAACCGATATTAGCGCTATGCCCTGGTGCCGAATTTGGTGAGGCAAAAAAATGGCCAGCAGAGTACTATGCCAAAATAGCAGAAGATAGAATAGCAGTAGGTTGGCAAGTATGGATATTTGGTTCTAAAAATGATTTTCCAGTAGGTGAGACCATTCGTAATCTTTTACCGAATGAACAGCAAAACCAATTATATAATCTAGCAGGACAAACCAGTTTGGCACAGGCTATAGACTTATTAGCTTGTGCTAGTGCTGTGGTTACTAATGACTCAGGATTAATGCATGTGGCTGCTGCATTAAATCGCCCAATTGTGGCGGTATATGGTTCCACCTCACCACAGTTTACTCCTCCCTTAGCTGAGCAAGTAGAGATAGTGCGCTTAGGATTAGATTGCAGTCCATGTTTCGACCGTACCTGTAGATTTGGTCACTACAATTGTTTAAAGCAATTAAAACCTGAGTTAGTTGAAACAGCATTGGATAAGTTAATTAAAGTGAAACAGGTGGATTAA
- the waaC gene encoding lipopolysaccharide heptosyltransferase I, translating to MRVLLIKTSSLGDVIHTLPALTDAKRAIADIQFDWVVEESFAEIPSWHPAVNEVIPVAIRRWRKNLWQTWKSGEWQAFKQRLRAYNYDLVIDAQGLLKSAWLTRYVKAPIAGLDKLSAREPMASRFYQNSYSVAWGQHAVERVRQLFAQALNYQLPTTMGDYGLDRQRVIGNLQGNDPYVVFLHGTTWDTKHWPVYYWRQLAEILNQQNVCVKLPWGSDKEKLRAEQIAKDLVNVVVLPKLNLQGIAAVLAAARACVAVDTGLGHLAAALDTPTISLFGPTNPELTGSYGKEQIHLIGNYPACIPCLKKECTYQPTEQDKQLFDLNKEYPLCFTQVNPQQVINHLSVLLNKKPIV from the coding sequence ATGCGAGTTTTATTAATTAAAACCTCTTCGCTAGGTGATGTAATCCACACTTTACCTGCCTTAACTGATGCTAAAAGAGCGATTGCGGACATTCAATTTGATTGGGTCGTAGAAGAAAGTTTTGCAGAAATACCCAGTTGGCATCCTGCGGTGAATGAAGTTATACCTGTAGCTATCAGGCGCTGGCGCAAAAACCTTTGGCAAACATGGAAAAGTGGCGAGTGGCAAGCATTTAAGCAACGATTAAGAGCTTATAACTATGACTTAGTGATAGATGCTCAAGGTTTGTTAAAAAGCGCTTGGTTAACCCGTTATGTAAAAGCACCTATCGCAGGGTTAGATAAACTATCAGCTAGAGAACCAATGGCTAGTCGTTTTTATCAGAATAGTTATTCTGTTGCTTGGGGGCAGCATGCTGTTGAGCGTGTGCGTCAGTTATTTGCGCAAGCCTTAAATTATCAATTGCCAACAACAATGGGCGATTATGGTTTAGATCGCCAACGGGTAATAGGGAATTTACAAGGTAATGATCCCTATGTCGTGTTCTTACATGGAACTACTTGGGATACAAAGCATTGGCCAGTATATTATTGGCGACAATTAGCAGAAATACTCAATCAGCAAAATGTTTGCGTAAAATTACCTTGGGGTAGTGATAAAGAAAAGTTAAGGGCTGAACAGATAGCAAAAGATTTAGTGAATGTAGTGGTGTTGCCTAAATTAAATCTGCAAGGTATTGCAGCAGTATTGGCAGCTGCTAGAGCTTGTGTGGCTGTAGATACTGGCTTAGGACATTTGGCAGCAGCGTTAGATACGCCTACCATTTCTTTATTCGGCCCTACTAATCCTGAATTAACAGGCTCTTATGGTAAAGAGCAAATCCATTTAATAGGTAATTACCCTGCATGTATACCCTGCTTAAAGAAGGAGTGTACTTATCAGCCTACAGAGCAAGATAAACAGCTATTTGATTTAAACAAAGAATATCCGCTTTGTTTTACGCAAGTAAATCCACAACAAGTGATTAATCATTTATCTGTATTGCTTAACAAAAAACCCATCGTTTAA
- the bfr gene encoding bacterioferritin, translating to MRGNPEVIDYLNKLLTGELAARDQYFIHSRMYDDWDFKKLYERLNHEMEEETEHADQIMRRILFLEGKPTMRPDEINIGTTVPEMLEFDLRLELHVRQALVDGIKLCEEKGDFVSRDMLRNQLKDTEEDHAYWLEKQLGLIEKMGLQNYHQSQV from the coding sequence ATGCGTGGCAATCCTGAAGTTATCGATTATTTAAATAAACTATTAACGGGAGAATTAGCCGCCCGTGATCAATATTTTATTCATTCCAGAATGTACGATGACTGGGATTTTAAAAAATTGTATGAGCGCCTTAATCATGAGATGGAAGAAGAAACCGAACATGCTGACCAAATTATGCGACGTATTCTCTTTTTAGAAGGCAAACCAACTATGCGTCCTGATGAAATCAATATTGGGACTACTGTACCTGAAATGCTTGAGTTTGATTTACGTTTAGAGCTACATGTTCGCCAAGCATTAGTTGATGGCATTAAATTATGCGAAGAAAAAGGCGACTTTGTAAGCCGTGATATGCTCCGCAACCAATTAAAAGATACTGAAGAAGACCACGCTTATTGGTTAGAAAAACAACTGGGTTTAATTGAAAAGATGGGATTACAAAACTACCATCAATCCCAAGTTTAA
- the lipA gene encoding lipoyl synthase, translating into MTMQNESPNTPKKAVQGVKLKGADKVARIPVKVIPTTELPKKPDWIRVRIPATPEVERVKTLLRKHRLHSVCEEATCPNLGECFASGTATFMIMGDICTRRCPFCDVGHGRPNPLDADEPKNLAIAIADLGLRYVVITSVDRDDLRDGGAQHFADCLREIRKLSPTIQLETLVPDYRGRMEIALDITATEPPDVFNHNLETVPRLYKSSRPGSDFEWSLDLLQNFKKRVPHIPTKSGLMLGLGETDEEIIEVMERLREHEVDMLTLGQYLQPSKSHLPVQRFVHPDTFEWFAEQGKKMGFKNVASGALVRSSYHADQQAHGKKVN; encoded by the coding sequence ATGACTATGCAAAATGAATCACCTAACACTCCTAAAAAAGCTGTACAGGGTGTTAAATTAAAGGGTGCTGATAAAGTAGCTAGAATCCCTGTAAAAGTTATTCCTACCACTGAGCTACCTAAAAAACCTGATTGGATACGTGTGCGTATTCCTGCTACCCCAGAAGTGGAAAGAGTTAAAACTTTGCTTCGTAAACACCGTTTACATAGTGTTTGTGAGGAAGCCACTTGCCCTAATCTAGGCGAATGCTTTGCCTCAGGTACAGCAACCTTTATGATTATGGGTGATATCTGTACCCGTCGTTGTCCCTTCTGCGATGTTGGTCATGGTCGCCCTAACCCACTTGATGCAGATGAACCTAAAAATCTAGCCATTGCCATTGCTGATTTAGGTTTACGCTATGTAGTTATTACTTCTGTAGATCGTGATGACTTGCGCGATGGCGGCGCTCAACACTTTGCTGATTGTCTAAGAGAAATTCGTAAATTATCGCCTACTATACAGCTAGAAACGCTAGTACCTGATTATCGTGGTCGTATGGAAATCGCATTAGATATTACAGCAACAGAACCACCAGATGTATTTAACCACAACCTAGAAACTGTACCTCGCTTATATAAATCATCACGTCCAGGTTCTGATTTTGAATGGTCATTAGACTTACTGCAAAACTTTAAAAAGCGCGTCCCTCATATTCCTACTAAATCAGGTTTAATGTTAGGCCTTGGTGAAACCGATGAAGAAATTATTGAAGTAATGGAAAGGTTAAGGGAGCATGAAGTTGATATGTTGACCTTAGGCCAATACTTACAGCCATCAAAAAGCCACTTGCCTGTACAACGCTTTGTACACCCAGATACCTTTGAATGGTTTGCAGAACAAGGTAAAAAAATGGGCTTTAAAAACGTCGCATCAGGCGCATTAGTGCGTTCATCTTATCATGCAGACCAACAGGCGCATGGTAAAAAAGTAAACTAA
- the tdeA gene encoding toxin/drug exporter TdeA, producing the protein MKPTKLLILPLILSSLVMGCATTNNPDQQLQQRLQLTQQVIDRYQIDTNWWTIYGDNELNKLIELALTNNIDFAQSAINVNRALYQANLIGEDLVPSFSGGTSGSASKNIKHGGDSNRNVSGNLSLSYELDLWQKIADTASAKEWEYKATVQDLETARLSLINSVVDAYYQLVYLNEAIIVTEQSIKNYQQINELVSFKYQYGKVSALDPAQATQSVLSANNNLIDLKNQQKTAEQTLRNLLNLKPEDKLTINYPSLLGLTLPEVDLNVPLSVLANRPDLKAAEYRLEEASLNKQATDKSWYPTITLGAAINSSSDKVNTAFNVPFASGNVSIDLPFLQWNKVRWNIKLSEAEYESVRLSFEQSLTTALNEVDTYYYSYSRTKDTLANTEEKYKYDQQISQYYDDRYQQGAGEISDWLNALNTETNSKISLINNRYKLIQYENMLYKAMAGRYHVQ; encoded by the coding sequence ATGAAACCGACTAAATTATTGATATTACCACTTATCCTATCTAGTCTTGTAATGGGCTGTGCTACTACTAACAACCCAGATCAACAACTGCAACAAAGACTACAACTAACACAACAAGTAATAGATCGTTATCAAATAGATACTAATTGGTGGACTATCTATGGTGATAATGAACTTAATAAACTGATTGAGTTAGCTTTAACCAACAATATTGATTTTGCTCAAAGCGCCATTAATGTTAATAGAGCACTTTACCAAGCTAATCTAATAGGTGAAGACCTAGTGCCTAGCTTCTCTGGAGGAACTAGCGGCTCAGCCAGTAAAAATATCAAACATGGTGGCGATAGCAATAGGAATGTCAGTGGTAACTTATCTTTAAGCTATGAGTTGGATTTATGGCAAAAAATAGCGGATACAGCCAGTGCTAAAGAATGGGAATATAAAGCCACTGTTCAAGATTTGGAAACAGCTAGATTAAGCTTAATAAATAGTGTGGTAGACGCTTATTACCAGCTTGTCTACCTTAATGAAGCGATTATCGTTACTGAACAAAGTATCAAGAATTACCAACAAATTAATGAATTAGTTAGCTTTAAATACCAATATGGTAAAGTATCAGCATTAGATCCTGCACAAGCGACTCAATCTGTTTTAAGTGCTAATAACAATTTAATTGATTTAAAAAATCAGCAAAAAACAGCAGAACAGACACTACGCAATTTATTGAATTTAAAGCCAGAAGATAAGTTAACCATTAACTACCCTAGCTTGCTTGGTTTAACGCTACCAGAAGTTGATCTTAATGTTCCATTATCTGTGTTAGCCAATAGACCTGATCTAAAAGCAGCCGAATATAGATTAGAAGAAGCATCACTCAATAAACAAGCCACTGATAAAAGTTGGTATCCAACTATTACCCTAGGCGCAGCGATTAATTCATCTTCGGACAAAGTTAACACTGCTTTTAATGTGCCTTTTGCCTCTGGTAATGTCAGTATTGATCTGCCTTTTCTACAATGGAACAAAGTAAGATGGAATATAAAACTATCAGAAGCAGAATACGAATCTGTACGCCTTTCTTTTGAGCAAAGCCTAACCACGGCCCTTAATGAGGTAGATACTTATTATTACTCTTACTCCAGAACCAAAGATACGTTAGCGAATACTGAGGAAAAATATAAATACGATCAGCAAATTAGCCAATATTATGATGACAGATACCAACAAGGTGCTGGTGAAATTTCAGATTGGCTGAATGCTCTCAATACTGAAACAAACTCAAAGATATCGCTAATTAACAATAGATACAAACTGATACAATATGAAAATATGCTTTATAAAGCAATGGCTGGACGCTACCACGTCCAGTAA